A region from the Paraburkholderia youngii genome encodes:
- the otnK gene encoding 3-oxo-tetronate kinase translates to MTARTKPALLGCIADDFTGATDLANMLVRGGMRTVQTIGVPTSNEAPGADAPGAAALDADALVVALKSRTIPAADAVAQSLAALAWLRAQGCRQFFFKYCSTFDSTDAGNIGPVTDALLNALSAEFAERASFTIACPAFPENGRTIFRGHLFVGDALLDESGMENHPLTPMRDANLVRVLQRQTQSKVGLVRYDRVAQGDTAVRAAFEALRADGVRIAIADAVSDADLHTLGAACADLALITGGSGVAVGLPANFRRAGLLGEQTHAAQLPRVEGLSAVLAGSASKATNAQVAAWCATRPAFRIDPLAAARGEDVVGEALEFAQQRFVHAEPVLIYATASPDEVQAVQRELGVNEAGHLVEKTLASIARGLRERGVRKFVVAGGETSGAVVQALDVRMLRIGAQIDPGVPATATTEAEPLALALKSGNFGATDFFDKALRHLDGAAQ, encoded by the coding sequence ATGACGGCTCGAACGAAACCCGCGCTGCTCGGCTGCATCGCCGACGACTTCACCGGCGCCACCGATCTCGCCAACATGCTCGTGCGCGGCGGCATGCGCACGGTGCAGACGATCGGCGTGCCCACCTCCAACGAAGCGCCGGGCGCCGATGCGCCGGGCGCCGCTGCGCTCGACGCCGATGCACTCGTCGTCGCGCTGAAGTCGCGCACGATCCCCGCCGCCGACGCGGTCGCGCAATCGCTCGCCGCGCTCGCCTGGCTGCGCGCGCAGGGGTGCCGGCAATTCTTCTTCAAGTACTGCTCGACCTTCGATTCGACCGATGCAGGCAACATCGGCCCGGTGACCGATGCGTTGCTGAACGCGCTGTCCGCCGAGTTCGCCGAGCGCGCATCGTTCACGATCGCGTGTCCCGCGTTTCCCGAGAACGGCCGCACGATTTTCCGCGGCCATCTGTTCGTCGGCGATGCGCTGCTCGACGAGTCGGGCATGGAGAACCATCCGCTGACGCCGATGCGCGATGCGAATCTCGTGCGCGTGCTGCAGCGGCAAACGCAGTCGAAGGTCGGGCTCGTGCGTTACGACCGGGTCGCGCAAGGCGACACGGCCGTGCGCGCCGCATTCGAAGCGCTGCGCGCCGACGGCGTGCGCATCGCGATTGCCGATGCGGTGTCCGACGCCGATCTGCACACGCTCGGCGCGGCCTGCGCGGACCTCGCGCTGATCACCGGCGGCTCCGGCGTCGCGGTCGGCTTGCCGGCCAACTTCCGGCGCGCGGGCCTGCTCGGCGAGCAAACCCATGCCGCGCAATTGCCGCGCGTAGAAGGTTTGTCGGCGGTGCTCGCGGGCAGTGCGTCGAAAGCGACCAACGCGCAGGTCGCCGCCTGGTGCGCGACGCGGCCCGCGTTCCGCATCGATCCGCTCGCGGCGGCGCGCGGCGAGGACGTCGTCGGCGAAGCGCTCGAGTTCGCGCAACAGCGCTTCGTGCACGCCGAGCCGGTGCTGATCTATGCGACTGCATCGCCCGACGAAGTGCAGGCGGTGCAGCGCGAACTCGGCGTCAACGAGGCCGGGCATCTGGTCGAGAAGACGTTGGCATCGATCGCGCGCGGCCTGCGCGAGCGCGGCGTGCGCAAGTTCGTCGTCGCGGGCGGGGAGACCTCGGGCGCGGTCGTGCAAGCGCTCGACGTGCGCATGCTGCGCATCGGCGCGCAGATCGATCCGGGCGTGCCGGCCACCGCGACGACCGAAGCGGAACCGCTCGCACTCGCGCTGAAGTCCGGCAATTTCGGCGCTACGGACTTCTTCGACAAGGCGCTGCGTCATCTCGACGGAGCCGCGCAATGA
- the phnN gene encoding phosphonate metabolism protein/1,5-bisphosphokinase (PRPP-forming) PhnN yields the protein MNGRLIYVMGPSGAGKDSLLQFARTRLAGEPVVFAHRYITRPSGNGEVHVALSVEEFAARSVLGLFALEWSSHSLRYGIGIELDAWLARRCTVVVNGSRQYLQHALARYPRAEVVHVSAAPHILEARLGARARESSEQVAARLARRAPFAMPAGVRCTTIDNSGTLEEAGHALITVLKEQVSA from the coding sequence ATGAACGGGCGTTTGATCTATGTGATGGGGCCGTCTGGCGCGGGCAAGGATTCGCTGCTGCAATTCGCGCGCACGCGGCTCGCCGGCGAGCCGGTCGTGTTCGCGCATCGTTACATCACGCGGCCGAGCGGCAATGGGGAAGTGCATGTCGCACTGAGCGTCGAGGAGTTCGCCGCGCGCTCGGTGCTGGGCCTGTTCGCGCTCGAATGGTCGAGCCATTCGCTGCGCTATGGCATCGGCATCGAACTCGATGCGTGGCTCGCGCGTCGCTGCACGGTGGTCGTCAATGGCTCGCGGCAGTACCTGCAGCATGCGCTCGCGCGCTATCCACGCGCGGAAGTGGTGCACGTGAGCGCCGCGCCGCATATTCTCGAAGCGCGGCTCGGCGCGCGGGCGCGCGAATCGTCGGAGCAGGTCGCGGCGCGGCTCGCGCGGCGCGCGCCGTTTGCGATGCCGGCCGGCGTGCGCTGCACGACGATCGACAACTCCGGCACGCTCGAAGAAGCGGGGCACGCGTTGATCACGGTGCTCAAGGAGCAGGTGAGCGCGTAA
- a CDS encoding IclR family transcriptional regulator, whose protein sequence is MSKALPPSSVAPANVEPAPEKPGDSYVQSFARGLAVIRAFDATRPEQTLTDVAAATGLTRAGARRILLTLQTLGYVEAEGRLFRLTPKILDLGFAYLTSMPFWNLAEPVMESLSAQVHESCSAAVLDRTEIVYVLRVPTHKIMTINLSIGSRLPAYCTSMGRVLLASLDEETLDATLNSSPLYAHTPRTVTDKEELKKVIEQVRRQGWAIVDQELEGGLISLSAPIRNRQGRVIAAMNISGNAQRNSAKQMVKAFLEPLKQAAQTVSEMVARRG, encoded by the coding sequence ATGAGCAAAGCCCTGCCGCCGTCTTCCGTCGCGCCCGCCAACGTCGAACCGGCCCCGGAGAAACCGGGCGACTCGTACGTGCAGTCGTTTGCGCGCGGCCTCGCGGTCATCCGCGCATTCGACGCGACGCGCCCCGAACAGACGCTCACCGACGTCGCCGCGGCGACCGGCCTCACGCGCGCCGGCGCGCGCCGGATTCTGCTGACGCTGCAAACGCTGGGCTACGTGGAAGCCGAGGGACGCCTGTTTCGTCTGACGCCGAAGATTCTCGACCTCGGCTTCGCGTACCTGACCTCGATGCCGTTCTGGAATCTCGCCGAACCGGTGATGGAAAGCCTGTCGGCGCAGGTGCACGAAAGCTGCTCGGCGGCGGTGCTCGATCGCACCGAGATCGTCTACGTGCTGCGCGTGCCGACTCACAAGATCATGACGATCAATCTGTCGATCGGCAGCCGCCTGCCTGCGTACTGCACGTCGATGGGCCGCGTGCTGCTCGCCTCGCTCGACGAGGAAACGCTCGACGCGACGCTGAACTCGTCGCCGCTCTACGCGCACACGCCGCGCACCGTCACCGACAAGGAAGAACTGAAGAAGGTGATCGAGCAGGTGCGTCGCCAGGGGTGGGCGATCGTCGATCAGGAACTCGAAGGCGGTTTGATTTCGCTATCCGCGCCGATTCGCAATCGCCAGGGCCGCGTGATCGCCGCGATGAACATCAGCGGCAACGCGCAGCGCAATTCGGCCAAACAGATGGTGAAGGCGTTTCTGGAACCGCTGAAGCAAGCCGCGCAGACGGTCTCGGAGATGGTCGCGCGGCGCGGCTGA
- the phnH gene encoding phosphonate C-P lyase system protein PhnH, giving the protein MEHSPIALSTLTPGFADPVHATQAVFRTLLDALSRPGTIGVIGDVLPELRNTPVEPAAFAALLTLCDYATPVWLAQPDTALASALRFHTGAPLVDAPGDAAFVYLHEADALPSLESFAPGSAESPEQSATLLIRVAALTGGAPVTLSGPGILDTQTISPVGLPPRFWQERAMLAPLFPCGIDCYLVCGPRVIGLPRTTEAKVN; this is encoded by the coding sequence ATGGAACATTCACCGATTGCGTTGTCCACGCTGACGCCGGGTTTCGCGGACCCGGTCCACGCTACCCAGGCCGTGTTTCGCACACTGCTCGACGCGTTGTCGCGCCCCGGCACGATCGGGGTGATTGGTGACGTGCTGCCCGAGTTGCGCAACACGCCGGTCGAACCCGCCGCATTCGCTGCGCTGCTGACGCTCTGCGACTACGCGACACCGGTTTGGCTCGCGCAGCCTGATACCGCGCTCGCGTCGGCGTTGCGTTTTCACACCGGCGCGCCGCTCGTCGATGCGCCCGGCGACGCCGCATTCGTCTATCTGCACGAGGCCGACGCGTTGCCGTCGCTCGAAAGCTTTGCGCCCGGCAGCGCCGAGTCGCCCGAACAATCGGCCACGCTGCTGATCCGCGTCGCCGCGCTGACGGGCGGCGCACCGGTCACGCTGAGCGGCCCCGGCATTCTGGATACCCAAACGATTTCGCCGGTTGGTCTTCCCCCACGGTTCTGGCAAGAGCGCGCGATGCTCGCGCCGCTGTTTCCGTGCGGCATCGACTGTTATCTGGTTTGCGGCCCGCGCGTGATCGGCCTGCCGCGCACAACTGAAGCGAAGGTGAACTGA
- a CDS encoding DUF1045 domain-containing protein — MSGPAWSAEARFALYYAPSCESAWWQAGSTWLGRDAQSGERRAQPQPPGLARPLAALTDSPRRYGWHGTLVAPFRLGAGVTQHDVLAAARAWALGRQPFALPVEAATLGDFVALRPADADGETRIRELASNALESLDGLRARPSAADLERRLAAPLTERQRALLLQWGYPYVFDEFRFHMTLSSSLADPDERATLLAWWRERTPALGPLAVDQAALFVEPAPGEPFVLWQPLPFSDGARHGDRKDEQQDEVSSQ; from the coding sequence GTGAGCGGCCCCGCATGGAGTGCCGAAGCGCGCTTTGCGCTGTACTACGCGCCGTCGTGTGAATCGGCGTGGTGGCAGGCGGGCTCGACATGGCTCGGCCGCGATGCGCAAAGCGGCGAGCGCCGCGCGCAGCCGCAGCCGCCTGGCCTCGCGCGCCCGCTCGCCGCGTTGACCGACTCGCCGCGCCGCTATGGCTGGCATGGCACGCTGGTCGCCCCGTTCCGGCTCGGCGCCGGTGTCACGCAGCACGACGTGCTTGCGGCTGCGCGGGCGTGGGCGCTAGGGCGGCAGCCGTTCGCGTTGCCGGTGGAAGCGGCCACGTTGGGCGACTTCGTCGCATTGCGACCGGCCGATGCAGATGGCGAGACGCGCATTCGCGAGCTTGCGTCGAACGCGCTGGAGTCGCTAGACGGGCTGCGCGCGCGGCCGTCTGCGGCCGATCTCGAGCGCCGGCTCGCCGCACCGCTCACCGAACGCCAACGTGCGTTGCTGCTGCAATGGGGCTATCCGTACGTGTTCGACGAGTTCCGTTTTCATATGACGCTGTCCAGTTCGCTCGCCGATCCCGACGAGCGCGCGACGCTGCTCGCATGGTGGCGTGAGCGCACGCCCGCGCTCGGGCCGCTCGCGGTCGATCAGGCCGCGTTGTTCGTCGAGCCGGCGCCGGGCGAGCCGTTCGTGCTGTGGCAGCCACTGCCGTTCAGCGACGGCGCGAGACACGGCGATCGCAAGGACGAGCAGCAAGACGAGGTGAGCAGCCAATGA
- a CDS encoding LysR family transcriptional regulator has product MKLQQLQAFVAAAHHRSLRAAARELGVTQPAVTHTIRELESALNAELMVRSVRGIELTACGLALLPRAEQLLGDMRRTVEAVEQVKGELAGKVSVGTMPSLALTVLPHAVSSFRAKMPLVSLHLEEVTVPDALARLRNGTLDLAAIHHVQALDNDLVQVPLYSTQFVVTMRAGHPLANVTRLSELLDAEWIVTVGADHFPHSVMMAMFSAHALPLPKRLLRAPSSFAVTLGLVSQTDVISCFTRPLAQRVAPLGIRVAQIEDALPNYDLSIISRRDLLPTPAVQQFVACLRQVTRERMGDVQ; this is encoded by the coding sequence ATGAAACTGCAGCAGTTGCAGGCCTTCGTCGCCGCCGCGCATCACCGCAGCCTGCGCGCCGCCGCGCGTGAGCTCGGCGTTACGCAACCGGCCGTCACGCATACGATTCGCGAGCTGGAAAGCGCGCTCAATGCGGAGCTGATGGTGCGCAGCGTGCGCGGCATCGAGCTGACCGCGTGCGGGCTCGCGCTGTTACCGCGCGCCGAGCAGTTGCTGGGCGACATGCGCCGCACCGTCGAGGCCGTCGAGCAGGTGAAAGGAGAACTGGCCGGCAAGGTCAGCGTCGGCACGATGCCATCGCTCGCGCTGACGGTGCTGCCGCATGCGGTGTCGAGCTTTCGCGCGAAGATGCCGCTCGTGAGTCTGCATCTGGAGGAAGTGACGGTGCCCGATGCGCTCGCGCGTTTGCGCAACGGCACACTCGATCTCGCGGCGATCCATCACGTTCAGGCATTGGATAACGATCTGGTGCAGGTGCCGCTGTACTCGACGCAGTTCGTCGTCACGATGCGCGCCGGGCATCCGCTTGCGAACGTCACGCGTCTGTCCGAGCTGCTCGACGCCGAGTGGATCGTCACGGTCGGCGCCGATCACTTCCCGCACAGCGTGATGATGGCGATGTTCAGCGCGCATGCTCTGCCGCTGCCGAAGCGGCTGCTGCGCGCGCCGTCGTCGTTTGCGGTGACGCTCGGGCTCGTATCGCAGACCGACGTGATCAGCTGCTTCACGCGGCCGCTCGCGCAGCGGGTCGCGCCGCTCGGCATTCGCGTCGCGCAGATCGAAGACGCGCTGCCGAACTACGATCTGAGCATCATCTCGCGACGCGATCTGCTGCCGACGCCGGCCGTACAGCAGTTCGTCGCGTGTTTGCGGCAGGTCACGCGGGAGCGGATGGGGGACGTGCAATAA
- a CDS encoding M20 aminoacylase family protein — MNETPRLTEVSDLEPAAASLREIRHHIHHHPELAYEEVRTAALVAEKLEQWGWQVTRGVGKTGVVGTMKVGDGKRSIGIRADMDALPIIEQTGLPYASGTHGKMHACGHDGHTTILLGAAQRLAATRNFSGTVHLYFQPAEESGIDSGALKMINDGLFERFPCDAVFGLHNHPGAEPGTLLFRKGPFMSAGDKATITIEGVGGHAARPHLTVDPVVVAASIVMALQTIVARNVDPSQPAVVTVGSMHAGTANNVISSSARLELSVRSFSPEVRELLKKRITELAESQAASYGGKARVEYIEGYPVVINTDAETEFAAQVARELVGDDKVVEQTDILMGSEDFAFMLQKRPGTFLRIGNGVGEDGCMVHNPHYDFNDRSLPIGAAFWARLAERYLAQ; from the coding sequence ATGAACGAGACCCCGCGTTTGACCGAAGTGTCCGATCTGGAACCCGCCGCCGCGAGCCTGCGCGAGATTCGCCATCACATTCATCACCATCCTGAACTCGCGTACGAGGAAGTGCGGACCGCGGCGCTCGTCGCGGAAAAACTCGAACAGTGGGGCTGGCAGGTCACACGCGGGGTCGGCAAGACCGGCGTGGTCGGCACAATGAAGGTAGGCGACGGCAAGCGCAGCATCGGCATTCGCGCGGACATGGACGCGCTGCCGATCATCGAACAGACCGGCCTGCCGTACGCGAGCGGCACCCACGGCAAGATGCACGCGTGTGGCCACGACGGTCACACGACGATCCTGCTCGGCGCCGCGCAACGTCTCGCGGCCACGCGTAATTTCTCGGGCACCGTGCATCTGTACTTCCAGCCGGCCGAGGAAAGCGGCATCGACAGCGGCGCGCTGAAGATGATCAACGACGGCCTGTTCGAGCGCTTCCCGTGCGACGCCGTGTTCGGCCTGCACAATCATCCTGGCGCGGAGCCGGGCACGCTGCTGTTCCGCAAGGGGCCGTTCATGTCGGCGGGGGACAAGGCGACCATCACGATCGAAGGCGTCGGCGGCCATGCGGCGCGTCCGCATCTGACCGTCGATCCGGTCGTGGTCGCCGCGAGCATCGTGATGGCGCTGCAGACGATCGTCGCGCGCAACGTCGATCCGTCGCAGCCGGCCGTAGTGACGGTGGGCTCGATGCACGCGGGCACCGCGAACAACGTGATTTCGAGCAGCGCGCGGCTCGAACTGAGCGTGCGCTCATTCAGCCCCGAGGTGCGTGAGTTGCTGAAGAAGCGCATCACCGAGCTGGCCGAGTCGCAGGCGGCGAGCTATGGCGGCAAGGCGCGCGTCGAGTACATCGAAGGTTATCCGGTCGTCATCAATACGGACGCCGAAACGGAGTTCGCGGCGCAGGTCGCGCGCGAGCTGGTCGGCGACGACAAGGTAGTCGAGCAGACCGACATCCTGATGGGCAGCGAGGACTTCGCGTTCATGCTGCAGAAGCGGCCGGGCACGTTTCTGCGCATCGGCAACGGCGTCGGCGAGGATGGTTGCATGGTGCACAACCCGCATTACGACTTCAACGACCGCAGTCTGCCGATCGGCGCGGCGTTTTGGGCGCGGCTGGCGGAGCGCTATCTCGCGCAGTGA
- the phnF gene encoding phosphonate metabolism transcriptional regulator PhnF — protein sequence MTSNDSAAPATMLERGAGVAVWRQIEQILAAEIAASGFGEEGRLPSEGELAKRFDVNRHTVRRAMLGLAALGLVSVEQGRGTFVQPGAIDYSIGRRTRFTENLRQQHHSPGGTMLSGARVKAEPSVAKALGLRAGAAVYRIESLNESDGVPLTFARSWYPAARFPELPEVVQRLGGTTKALAEFGVDDYLRKWSRIGSVLPEPEVARRLNINRQQPVLWVENVDVDLQGTPVKYGFTHFAADRVQLLVEHDL from the coding sequence ATGACATCGAACGACAGCGCGGCGCCGGCCACGATGCTCGAACGCGGCGCGGGCGTGGCCGTCTGGAGACAGATCGAACAGATTCTCGCCGCCGAGATCGCGGCAAGCGGGTTTGGGGAAGAAGGGCGGTTGCCGAGCGAGGGTGAGCTGGCGAAGCGCTTCGACGTCAACCGTCACACGGTGCGTCGCGCGATGCTCGGCCTCGCAGCGCTCGGCCTCGTCAGTGTGGAGCAGGGGCGCGGCACGTTCGTGCAGCCCGGCGCGATCGACTATTCGATCGGCCGCCGTACGCGTTTCACCGAGAACCTGCGTCAACAACATCACTCGCCCGGCGGCACGATGCTCTCGGGCGCGCGCGTGAAAGCCGAGCCCAGCGTCGCGAAGGCGTTGGGTCTGCGCGCGGGCGCGGCGGTCTATCGGATCGAATCGCTGAACGAGTCCGACGGCGTGCCGCTTACGTTCGCGCGCAGCTGGTATCCGGCCGCGCGTTTTCCGGAGCTGCCGGAGGTCGTGCAACGCCTCGGCGGCACGACGAAGGCGCTGGCCGAATTCGGCGTGGACGATTATCTGCGCAAGTGGAGCCGCATCGGCAGCGTGCTGCCCGAGCCGGAGGTCGCCCGGCGGCTCAACATCAACCGTCAGCAGCCGGTGCTGTGGGTCGAGAACGTCGACGTCGATTTGCAAGGCACGCCGGTCAAATACGGCTTCACGCATTTTGCGGCCGACCGCGTGCAACTGCTCGTGGAGCATGACCTGTGA
- a CDS encoding FadR/GntR family transcriptional regulator has protein sequence MFDKIPSRALSDTVAQQLLKQIDKGSFARGAKLPTEAVLAEQFGVSRTVIREALSRLKNEGVVEPRQGSGVFVAGHGTIRPLRIDYAEAVEPGSVVQILALRRAIEAEVASEAAMRRSDADMAAIDAALAQIERAVANGEDGVAEDVAFHRAIAAATGNPYFLKTLTFLNQYLEAGTVVTRRNEALREDFSRQVREEHAAIAAAIRAGDPMAARNAAQTHLYNAARRLAEAGIA, from the coding sequence ATGTTCGACAAGATTCCCTCGCGCGCTTTGAGCGACACCGTCGCGCAGCAACTGCTGAAGCAGATCGACAAAGGCAGCTTCGCGCGCGGCGCCAAGCTGCCGACCGAAGCCGTGCTCGCGGAACAGTTCGGCGTGAGCCGCACGGTGATTCGCGAGGCGTTGTCGCGGCTAAAGAACGAGGGGGTGGTCGAACCGCGCCAGGGCAGTGGCGTGTTCGTCGCCGGGCACGGCACGATCCGCCCGCTGCGGATCGACTACGCGGAAGCCGTCGAGCCGGGCTCGGTCGTGCAGATCCTCGCGCTGCGCCGCGCGATCGAGGCGGAGGTCGCGTCCGAAGCCGCGATGCGTCGCAGCGATGCCGACATGGCCGCGATCGACGCCGCGCTCGCTCAGATCGAGCGCGCGGTCGCCAATGGCGAAGACGGCGTCGCCGAAGACGTCGCGTTTCATCGCGCGATCGCGGCTGCGACGGGCAATCCGTATTTCCTGAAGACGCTGACGTTCCTCAATCAGTATCTCGAAGCGGGCACGGTCGTCACGCGCCGCAACGAGGCGCTGCGCGAGGACTTCTCGCGGCAGGTGCGCGAGGAGCACGCGGCGATCGCCGCGGCGATTCGCGCCGGCGATCCGATGGCGGCCCGCAATGCCGCGCAGACCCATCTGTACAACGCGGCGCGGCGGCTTGCCGAGGCGGGCATCGCCTGA
- the phnG gene encoding phosphonate C-P lyase system protein PhnG translates to MSPSSVPPSAPLPAVSSAARRAWMAVLARTPRADLEAALQRALQGQPIPAFDWLRPPEIGLAMVRGRIGGSGDPFNLGEATVTRATLRLHASGDAEATVGVACHLGRDRRRAELAALADALLQMPEHHDSLHRQLIEPFAAQQKARRAQQQQDAAATRVEFFTMVRGD, encoded by the coding sequence ATGAGCCCGAGTTCCGTTCCGCCCTCTGCGCCGTTGCCCGCCGTGTCTTCGGCGGCGCGGCGCGCCTGGATGGCCGTGCTGGCCCGCACGCCGCGCGCCGACCTCGAAGCCGCGCTGCAGCGCGCGCTGCAAGGCCAGCCTATCCCCGCCTTCGACTGGCTGCGCCCCCCTGAAATCGGCCTCGCGATGGTGCGCGGGCGCATCGGCGGCAGCGGCGATCCGTTCAATCTCGGCGAAGCGACGGTCACGCGCGCCACGCTGCGTCTGCATGCCAGCGGCGACGCCGAGGCCACCGTCGGCGTCGCCTGTCATCTGGGACGTGACCGCCGTCGCGCCGAACTTGCGGCGCTCGCCGACGCCTTGCTACAGATGCCCGAGCATCACGACAGCCTGCATCGTCAATTGATCGAGCCGTTCGCCGCGCAACAGAAGGCACGGCGCGCGCAACAGCAGCAGGACGCCGCGGCGACGCGCGTCGAATTCTTCACGATGGTGCGAGGCGACTGA
- the otnC gene encoding 3-oxo-tetronate 4-phosphate decarboxylase, whose protein sequence is MSGAPALQVSAEARVREEICAVGASLYQRGYTVGSAGNISARLDDGWLITPTDACLGRLDPADIAKVDANGHAMSGGKPSKTLALHRGIYARNGEARGIIHTHSTHLVALTLAGVWSEADVLPPITPYYVMKVGHVPLIRYQRPGDPQVAARIADLADRVRAVLLERLGPVVWERSVAHASYALEELEETARLWLMTNPRPAPLDAAAIEELRAAFGARW, encoded by the coding sequence ATGAGCGGCGCACCGGCACTTCAGGTCTCCGCCGAAGCGCGCGTGCGCGAGGAAATCTGCGCGGTCGGCGCGAGTCTGTATCAGCGCGGCTATACGGTCGGCAGCGCCGGCAACATCAGCGCGCGGCTCGACGATGGCTGGCTGATCACACCGACCGACGCCTGTCTCGGCCGCCTCGATCCCGCCGATATCGCGAAGGTCGACGCAAACGGCCACGCGATGTCGGGCGGCAAGCCGTCGAAAACGCTCGCGCTGCATCGCGGTATCTATGCGCGCAACGGCGAGGCGCGCGGCATCATCCATACCCATTCGACGCATCTGGTCGCATTGACGCTTGCGGGCGTGTGGAGCGAAGCGGACGTGTTGCCGCCGATCACGCCGTACTACGTGATGAAAGTGGGCCACGTACCGTTGATTCGCTATCAACGCCCGGGCGATCCGCAAGTGGCCGCGCGGATCGCCGACCTGGCCGACCGCGTACGGGCGGTGCTGCTCGAACGTCTGGGGCCGGTGGTGTGGGAGCGCTCGGTCGCGCACGCGTCGTATGCGCTCGAAGAACTCGAGGAAACCGCGCGCTTGTGGCTGATGACGAATCCGCGGCCCGCGCCGCTCGACGCCGCCGCGATCGAAGAACTCCGTGCCGCGTTCGGCGCGCGCTGGTAG
- the ltnD gene encoding L-threonate dehydrogenase, with product MSRNVGVIGLGAMGLGVARSLLRAGFKVHACDLRRDVLQAFVAEGGVGCATPAELGAQCEVVITLVVNAAQTEAVLFGEHGALTAMKPGGVVIASATVAPEFASDLGKRVEAAGLHMLDAPVSGGAARAASGQMTMMTSGPAAAYAACEDVLAAIAGNVYRLGAAHGAGSKVKIINQLLAGVHIAVAAEAMSLGLREGVDPDALYDVITHSAGNSWMFENRVPHILAGDYTPLSAVDIFVKDLGLVLDTARRTKFPLPLSAAAHQMFMMASTAGHGGEDDSAVVKIFPGIELPAKR from the coding sequence ATGTCGAGAAATGTCGGTGTCATCGGTCTGGGAGCGATGGGGCTTGGCGTCGCGCGTTCGCTATTGCGCGCGGGCTTCAAGGTCCACGCGTGCGACTTGCGGCGCGACGTGTTGCAGGCGTTCGTCGCTGAAGGCGGCGTCGGCTGTGCGACGCCCGCGGAGCTCGGCGCGCAGTGCGAGGTCGTGATTACGCTGGTCGTCAATGCCGCGCAAACCGAGGCCGTGCTGTTCGGTGAGCACGGCGCGCTCACGGCGATGAAGCCGGGCGGCGTCGTGATCGCGAGTGCCACGGTCGCGCCGGAATTCGCCAGCGATCTCGGCAAGCGCGTCGAGGCGGCTGGTCTGCACATGCTCGATGCGCCGGTGTCGGGCGGCGCGGCGCGCGCCGCGTCGGGCCAGATGACGATGATGACGTCCGGTCCCGCGGCCGCTTACGCCGCATGCGAGGACGTGCTCGCCGCGATCGCCGGCAACGTGTATCGGCTCGGCGCCGCGCATGGCGCGGGCTCGAAGGTGAAGATCATCAACCAGCTGCTGGCCGGCGTGCATATCGCGGTGGCCGCCGAGGCAATGTCGCTCGGCCTGCGCGAAGGCGTCGATCCGGACGCGCTGTACGACGTGATCACGCACAGCGCGGGCAATTCGTGGATGTTCGAAAACCGCGTGCCGCATATTCTCGCGGGCGACTACACGCCGCTGTCGGCGGTCGATATCTTCGTGAAGGACCTGGGCCTCGTGCTCGATACCGCGCGTCGCACGAAGTTTCCGTTGCCGCTGTCGGCGGCCGCGCATCAGATGTTCATGATGGCGTCGACGGCGGGCCACGGCGGAGAGGACGACTCGGCGGTCGTGAAGATTTTTCCCGGCATCGAATTGCCGGCAAAGCGATAA